DNA from Nitrospirota bacterium:
GCCTTATCTGGTATGCCTGTCCCTGCCAAATCATCTACTGCATTTCCGATAGTTCAGAACGTCCTCGTCGACATCGGTGATGAGCAATCAATAGAAACAAACCTCTCAACATTCTCTGCACATATATCTAATATCTCAGACATTCTTAAAAAAACAACCTCTAAAACTGTTATCCTTATTGATGAACTTGGCACAGGTACTGATCCTGAAGAGGGGGCAGCTTTATCATGTGCAATTTTACAGGAAATGAGGAAGAAGGGAGCTCTTGTTTTTGCCACTACTCATTTGTCAGAAATTAAGGGATTTGTTCATAAAACAGAAGGCATGATAAATGCCTCTATGGAATTTGATCAAAAAATGCTTACTCCACTATACAGATTACGTATTGGTGAACCTGGACAGTCTCATGCTCTTGAAATAGCCACAAGATACGGTTTGCCGAAAATTATAATCGAAACAGCAAAAAAAATGCTGGGAACACAAAAAATCGATTTTGACAGAATGATAGTAGATCTGCATGAAAAAAGGATGCAGTATGAAAAATTACTTGAGGACCTCAGAAAACAGCATTCAGAGTTGGACAAAAAAAGTAGCACATTGATACAGAAAACACACGATTTCGAAAAAAACAAAAAGGAGATTCTTGCAAATGCATATAAGGAAGCTTTAGATATAATATCTGCTACCAAAAGACAAATGAATACTCTTCTTGATGAATTAAAGAAAAAGGGAAGAGCCGAAAGTCGTAAAATTATTAAACAGATTGATTCAACAATGGATTCTGTTTTAGAAAATCTAAAAAAACATGATAAAGAAAATAATCAAATTCTTACAATAAATGAAATCAACAAGGGTGACATTGTCTTTGTCCGATCCCTTGGTCATGATGCAATGATCACTGACATAAATTCTAAGCAAAATCGTGTAAAGGTAATTACTGGCAATTTAGAAATTGAAATCCCGTTATCTGATTTAAGTAAAAAAAGAGGAGATATTTTACCTCTTGAAAAGACATACACATTATTTACAGAAAAATTTGACAAAACTGTCTCCTCAAGGCTTAACCTTGTCGGACTGCGGGTTGACGAAGCAATATCAAAACTCGAACATTTCATCAACCATGCCTCCTTATCAGATTTACGTGAAATAACAATAATTCACGGTATCGGTAAAGGCCTGTTAATGAAAGCAATACACGAACATCTCTCGAACCATCCGCTGATCGTTTCTTTCAGAAGTGGAACACCTGAAGAAGGAGGAATCGGCGTAACTATTATAAAACTGTCTTAACCCGAATAATGCAATTAAAATAATGCCCATGTCTTGAACGACGAGATT
Protein-coding regions in this window:
- a CDS encoding endonuclease MutS2, with product MTIPSNTFKLLEFDKLLSFIADYSNSEASRNSVLKIHPMHDKDNIENRFRQIAEIRKLSNEGNPLKLSPFTDISDLISKIRPEGSVLDASELSEFIPVLSISYHISEQMKNRFDLPFLKKLTDHLTGFPDILEILEKSIDSEGNILDSASYLIAELRGKIRTLEGRIRKNLEEIIRDSRISVFLQDNFITTRSGRWVIPVRMDSKGMVQGVVHDVSKSGETAFIEPLGIINLTNELENLRAEHKAEEIRILRNLCSIIRNVIHELQAEFKTIVYLDVLNCIAKFSDLLEMENPQINTSDSIHLIQARHPLLQLTLQRMGNNTQKIVPLDVRLGTENTVMVITGANAGGKTIAIKTIGLLLLMALSGMPVPAKSSTAFPIVQNVLVDIGDEQSIETNLSTFSAHISNISDILKKTTSKTVILIDELGTGTDPEEGAALSCAILQEMRKKGALVFATTHLSEIKGFVHKTEGMINASMEFDQKMLTPLYRLRIGEPGQSHALEIATRYGLPKIIIETAKKMLGTQKIDFDRMIVDLHEKRMQYEKLLEDLRKQHSELDKKSSTLIQKTHDFEKNKKEILANAYKEALDIISATKRQMNTLLDELKKKGRAESRKIIKQIDSTMDSVLENLKKHDKENNQILTINEINKGDIVFVRSLGHDAMITDINSKQNRVKVITGNLEIEIPLSDLSKKRGDILPLEKTYTLFTEKFDKTVSSRLNLVGLRVDEAISKLEHFINHASLSDLREITIIHGIGKGLLMKAIHEHLSNHPLIVSFRSGTPEEGGIGVTIIKLS